The sequence below is a genomic window from Fulvitalea axinellae.
GACATCTCGAAACCAAGGTCAAATTGCGTAACCCTTTCCCATTTGAGGTTATTAAGCTTGACGTTATTCGGGTAAACTGTCCCTTGGCCGTTATAGCTAGAACCTGTTTTATAGATCGAATAATGGCTATCTCCTTTCGGGGCGCGACCATTCACGCCGAAAGTTCCCCTGACCTTCAAGTCATCGATCCAAGTATATTTCTCCATGAATGATTCAGAAGAAATTCTCCATCCAAAACCGCCAAACGGAAACGCCCCCCACTTGGTATTGTCCCCGAAATTGGAACTGGCGTCGAACCTAACTCCAAAGTCTGCCATATAACGATCGTTCCACTTATAAAAAGCCCGCCCAAGAGCCGCCATTTCACGCTCAAGTCCAGTTCCTCCCTTGAGCGCACTTAGCTCACTACCCACTCCAGGATCATCGAAACTGCCGGATGGCAAGCCTCCCGAAGCAGACTCGAAGAAGTTGGTTCTACGGTCGGAGGTGGACCACTGGCCCATCACTGACGCGTCATGCCCCTCGGCAAGTTTAGGATAGTAAAAAAGTTGCGTAAGAGTTTGGGATCTAAAGCTTTCGCTCACTTTTTCCGAAGACATATTGGTCGCCTTATCGTTCCATTCTTTGCTTGAAGCAGCCAAAGGCAGAAAGGAATTCTCCCTATATTTACCTAGGTCAAACGTAATGTTCGACTTAAGGAGTAACTGCTCCGTAATGGAATACTGTAACCTAAAGGTAGAACGAAGAATGTTGTTAATCGAGCTTCGTGTAGCCTCGTTGATCAAAGCCACAGGGTTGTCCGACTTATAATAGGCATCCGGACGGGCGTCCAAAAAATACTGCCCGGTCGGATTGCCCAGTGAATCCATATCGTAGATGCTCTGGTTTGGCATCTTGAGTCTGGCAATTTTCCTTGTGTCCTTGTTATACAGTTTATCATTATCCTCCCTTGAGTAAGAGAAATCAGAACTGATTCTCAATCGGGTAGAAACGTCAAAGTCAAGGTTAGCGCGAAACGACAAACGATCATAGCTTGTGTTTTTAGTGGTACCGTCCTGAGAATAATAGGTGGTCGAGACATTGTATTTCGCTTTGTCTCCACCACCCCTGATCGATACGCTATGCTCTTGGTTACCCGCATTTTGGGTAATTTCGTCTAACCAATCCGTCTCTTGAGAATAGAGGTGATACAGTTCCCAATCCTGGTCATAATTCAGCTCGTTAACGTTACTGTGCGAACTTTTCCCTTCCTTATTGAACAGCGCCTGCTTCTGGAGCGTAACATAATCTCCAGCGTTCAGCATTGGAATCGGATCTGGCTGTACGTCGTAGAAAAATTTGTAATTGTAACGAACCTTCGGCTTTGACTTACGTCCCCTCTTGGTTGTAATCTCGATAATGCCGTTTGCTGCTTTTGCCCCCCAAACAGCGGCAGACTGAGCATCCTTACTGATTTGAATATCCGCTATATCTTCAGGGGAAATTGAGAGAAGCTGGCTATAATCTTCCGAATCCGCGGAGTTAAAGTCGAAACCGTCATTTACATCCACCTCAAACGGCATTCCGTCGAGAATAATCAAGGGCTCTCGATCACCGGTAATAGTAGCCGTACCACGGATCCTGATCTGCATACCCGCTCCAGGATCACCGGAAAGGGCAGTGATATCCACACCGCTGACTTGTCCCTGAAGCATCTCGTCCACAGAAGCTACACCCATTTGCTCAAGATCGTCGATCTTAATACTAGTCACCGCCGAAACCTTGTCACGCATCTGGATAAAACCATCGCTTGTATAACGGGCTTCCTGTACCACAACCGTTTCAAGTTGCTGACTATCATCTTCCATCTGAACATCAACAGCGCTTCTGCCATTGACAGTGATCATCTGGTCTTTATACCCCACGAAGGTTACCTTGATACGGGCGTTTTCCTCCGCCAACTTGATCATATAGAATCCGTTAATGTCGGTTACCACACCGTGCAAATAGCGCTCTTCCTGATCCACCTCAACTATAGTGGCTCCTGGGAGCGCCTCTCCCGTCTGTTTATCTTTAATATAGCCTTGCAGTACGGTATTCTTCTGGGCCCAAGCTGTTGTTAGAGCCAAAAAGAACATAGTAGCGCAAAGCGCTAAAAACTTTCTCATCTATAAAAAATTATTTAGCCCTCAAAAGATTGTCAATAAGATGGATCGTGCCATCTCTGGCCAGTAGGTTACTGTAACGCACATCGTCAATCACCTTTGCGGAGCTGGTTCCTTTCAGGTTGGAGAACTTCAGTAACCCATCTGTATCGGTGCGGGCGTTCATCTGTTCGAAGCTGCTTACTGTGATTTCCTGTTTGGTCTGGAATTCCCCGTCCACCTCGCCGTAACAGTACAGTTCCTGATCAGGGATGATGTAATAGGAAAGATATTTGCGCAATTCGTCCTCATCTTCGGGAATCAGATCCCTGTTGGCTTCAATCACATCGTTTGAAGGAACCAAAACGGTATATGTGTCGGCGGAGGAGAGCAACCCGAAGGACGATCCCTT
It includes:
- a CDS encoding SusC/RagA family TonB-linked outer membrane protein, translated to MRKFLALCATMFFLALTTAWAQKNTVLQGYIKDKQTGEALPGATIVEVDQEERYLHGVVTDINGFYMIKLAEENARIKVTFVGYKDQMITVNGRSAVDVQMEDDSQQLETVVVQEARYTSDGFIQMRDKVSAVTSIKIDDLEQMGVASVDEMLQGQVSGVDITALSGDPGAGMQIRIRGTATITGDREPLIILDGMPFEVDVNDGFDFNSADSEDYSQLLSISPEDIADIQISKDAQSAAVWGAKAANGIIEITTKRGRKSKPKVRYNYKFFYDVQPDPIPMLNAGDYVTLQKQALFNKEGKSSHSNVNELNYDQDWELYHLYSQETDWLDEITQNAGNQEHSVSIRGGGDKAKYNVSTTYYSQDGTTKNTSYDRLSFRANLDFDVSTRLRISSDFSYSREDNDKLYNKDTRKIARLKMPNQSIYDMDSLGNPTGQYFLDARPDAYYKSDNPVALINEATRSSINNILRSTFRLQYSITEQLLLKSNITFDLGKYRENSFLPLAASSKEWNDKATNMSSEKVSESFRSQTLTQLFYYPKLAEGHDASVMGQWSTSDRRTNFFESASGGLPSGSFDDPGVGSELSALKGGTGLEREMAALGRAFYKWNDRYMADFGVRFDASSNFGDNTKWGAFPFGGFGWRISSESFMEKYTWIDDLKVRGTFGVNGRAPKGDSHYSIYKTGSSYNGQGTVYPNNVKLNNLKWERVTQFDLGFEMSLFEGRFYMDFDVYEKKSTDLIWDLAMPTSSGFSVIKQNAGGMTNKGIELAVNTVPYKTKDWTVRVSMNVSRNLNEVDDVPETFSLEKGDMHKNGQYATKVVIGDPIGGFYGYNYRGVYTRTENALVYDRNGEVVIDQLTGQPMRMIMGGGNNYEFQGGDAIYADRNFDGEISENDVVYLGSSNPDLTGGFGFRVTYKNLTVSSNFHFRLGQEIVNEARMYAENMYGKENQSTATMNRWRYEGDETEIPRAVQGLGFNWLGSDRFVEDGSYLRWKTLSVNYSFPKKMLKRYRMDNLSLYATIRNLATFTDYTGQDPEVPLGSGVYAFGIDKSTTPPSRSFTFGLTATF